In the genome of Thermoproteus tenax Kra 1, the window TCGCCCTAGTCTATATAGTTGCGGCCTATCTGGTCTGGCTGATATCCTACAACTACTTTAGGGATGAGGCATCTGTGACGGCCTCACTCATGGTGAAATATGTGGCGTCCCAAGTGGCGGATTTAATGGCGTCCTCTCTAACGCCGGGTGTCAGCTCCATAAGCTACAAGCTATTTCTGCCCACCCAATTCCCCAATTTCGACGCCTATTCCTACTCGATAGCGCTTATTAACAACGCCACTTCGCCGGGGGCAGTCGCCCTTTACGTCTTAGCCAACTTCTCGGCATATAGGGGCTCCTTCTCGGCGTATGAGTACAACGTGGGGGCGTTTGCCTATGCGCTCAACGCCACTTTCGCTGGAGTCCAAATCTATGTCACCAACTTCGATAGAGCCATCGGCGGCTCCGCCTGTTTAGTGCCATCGCCGGTAGTTCCAGGAGCGTATGCGGTCAATTTAACTAAACCTGGTTGTGGAGCCCTCTGGTACGCGCCCACGCCGGCTAACTACAAGCTTCTTACTGTCGTCAGAGGCTAGCCGTGTGGTTGACGGATCCTCTAGAATGGCAGTATATATATACTCTGGCTAAATCCCTTCTCCCGGGTCTTTCGTTTCACAGAGACGAGGAGGCGGCGGAGCTGGCATCGAGGCTGGGAGGCCTTCCCATTGGCAAGCTGAGGGAATTCGATTGGACTAGGCCCGTCATCTATATGCCGCCCTTCAAGCGTATAGCCGAGGGCACAGTTGTAGTGGCAGTCGAAGGGCGCACGGCCAAAAAGTTGGCCGGGCTGGGCGTCAGACCTCACGTGGTCGTGACTGATCTAGACTTTGAGCCAGACTACATAGACATAGGCCTTATCGCCGTTGTGCACGCTCACGGCGATAATATAGATAGGCTGGCTGAATATGCGCGCGGACTCCGCATATACACAGTCCAAACGCCGCCGAGGCCCAACACTTATAACGTGGGCGGTTTCACCGACGGAGATAGAGCGATATATCTAGCGATAGCCATGGGCGCCCGGGAGATAATAGTCAGCGGCTTCTACCCCGAGGAGCCCATTAAGCGGAACGACGAGGTCAAAAGGAGGAAGTTGGCGCTGGCTAAGGCGTTGATCAAGCGCCTATCCTCACGGGCGTTGCTCAACATGATTTAATAGCATCGTCAACGATCTCTCCAGTTGCTCTAGCCGTCTCTCGTCATCTTCAAACCTTAGATACTCTTCAAGCGGCATCTTTAAATCCATCATGTCCTCGCCAGCTATATAGACACATAGAACGTTTTTACATACTGTTAGAGTGTATATGGTCCGGTAGGGGTACAGCTCGGTATAATACCAGAGGTAGCCGCCCATACCTCTCAGAGTCTCAACGACCCGAGGGTCTCTCCCAACCTTGGCGATGTCAAGTTTGTCCACGCCTCCCTCTTGATTTATACATTTATATGTTCCTCGGAGGCGCTGCTCTGACGCAAAAAATATATTCTACATATAGAGACCGCTTGTGAATATTTACAATTTCCTCATGAAGGGTATTGAGAGAACCGATCTGGATCCGTTGAGATTCAGACAGACAATAAGGCTGTCTCTCCTGGGGGGTTCCGCCCTATTAGCCCTTGGTATATTCCTGACTCTTGTTAAGGCCTTTCCGATAGGTCCGCTGCTCCTTGGTCTCGGCGTATTCCTCCTCTTCATGCCTAGACTAATCATAAACGTGCGCGCCGCCTCCATAAGGGAGATGCTCAACATGGAGATCCCGTTCTTGACGGTGCTTGTGCAGATGACCTTTGCAACAAAGGCGCCTTTAGAGCTCGCCATACAGAGGATGATGCGATATAGAGAGCTGCCGGGCATCAGAACGCTGGCTACCACTGCGTGGAATAATACGCGCATGCTCGGCATGGAGCCGCTAGACGGATTAAAGAGGGCCGTTGAGAAGCTGGCCCCTCAAAAGCTGATCTACCGCTTTAACTCACTCTACACAGCCCTAAGGGTCGGGGAGGACATAATAGCGAAGCTCGCCTTGTATATGGACATGGACATGGTCGAGTTCTCCTCTGGTATGCAACGGAGGATGGACTCCTTGGTCTCGGCCATATCGGCAACAATAGTGGGCCTAGCAATGGTGTCTGTCACGGCTGTAGTCGTGGGCAGAGGCAACGCAGGCGTCTTTGTGTTGATGGGAGGCCTCCTACCTGCTGTGATGGGGGCCATAATGGGCATGATAATCAACGTCCCGTTATTGAAGATGGACTTCAGAATATGGCCGCTTATCTTCGCCCTGCTGTCGGGCATAACGATGATAATATTGGGCTTCTTCCTGAACTTCGGCGTGTATACTCCTCTGGCCGCTGCAAGCGTATCCGCCCTAGGCTATTTTCTGACTAAGGAGAAGATAAATGCTAGATCATTTGAGAGAGGCTTCATGGACTTCTCATACGTAGTTTTGGACGAGCTGAAGCGTTCGCCCTCCGTGGTGCGCGCCATAGAGAACGCAGTAACTTACGGAAACTTCGGCGACTTCACGCCCAGAGCTGCATCTATGTTGACGGCTATTAAGTCCGGAATATCTGAGCTGGAGGAGGTGGTAGTTAGGGGAATGCAGCCGCTGATGGCCATCATCTCAAGGATCTTCTTCGACATCCACAGGCTGGGCACTCTTCCCCGCTCAACGATAGACCAACTTCAGAACTTTGTCGCAAAGCTCTTCGACTACAGAGAACAGCTAAGTAAGTCCTTGGGAATAGTGAGGTTGCTGGCCGTGCTCGGAGCCGCGATGGTGGCCTTCGTCAATGCATCTATGATCATAATGACCCAAGCCATGGCCGGCGTATCCGGCGGTGGCGCAGCGCCGGTTGCTGGCATGGCCGCCGGCGGCATAGGCATGAACTTCCTCTATCTAGCATTCGGCATGTTGGCCATAGGATACTACTTCCTCTTCGCCAAGGTCAGCTTCTCAACGCGCGGAGGCCTTATATATCTCTCCATATTCTACATCTCCATGTTCCTCGTGATCACCGTCACAACTAGCGTATTAAAGCCGCCGAGCAGCTCCTCATCATCGTTAGGATTGCCATGAGCGCCCGCGGCCTAGGCTTCAAAATAGAGCGATGTCCCGGCGTGCCTGTTGAAGAGTACGGCGTAGAGGGCGCCCGAATAACCATACATAAGTTCGAAGACGGCTACTGCTATTCGGTCAATTACGCCTTTCCCTATTCAGACAAGGTGGGCGAATACGTATACAAGATAGTCGAGTACCTCACGGCGAGACAAGTAGTGCGCCCCGATATGACCAGAGAGGAGTTAGGCAAGCTGATCGAGATGGCTATGGCCGACGTGGGGGTACCGAAGCCTTTAAGGGCGCCGGTGCGTTTCTACGTCCAACTGGAGGCCGCAGACTACTCCTATCTGACGCCGCTGCTGTATGATGTGAAGCTCGAGAACGTCAATATAAACGGGACCGATAATCCAATATACGTCGATCACAGAGATTATGGCTACAATATCAAGACGAACATAGTCCCCACCGACAAGGAGGTCATATTGAGAATTGTAAGTAGAGTCTATGCGGAGACCGGCAGACCGCTCAACGAGCAGTATCCTATTCAGGACACCTACCTCCGGCTTTCCAACGGCGCCCTATTAAGGTTCGCCACTGCGATGTCAAATAAGACCTCGCGCAATCCGCCGTATGTCTCAGTCCGTATCCAGCCTCCGGAGCCCATCTCTCCGACTAAACTCATAAAGAACAAGACCATCTCCGCTCTAGGGCTCGCCTATCTGTGGTATTTGTTCGAGAACCTATCTGTGGTATTTGTTCGAGAATCTGAAGTCTATAATGATAATCGGAGGCACTGGCTCTGGCAAGACCACGTTGTTGAACGCGTTACTAGTTCTACTGCCGCATAAACGTATAGCCGTAGCTGAGGAGACTCCCGAGATACGCCTGCCCAAGAGCTTCACAAATTCAGTGCTACTATTCACATCTCCATTATACGACTATCAGAAAAATCTGCCAGGCTCAGAATCTGCTATATACCTAATAGACCTTGTCCGCTTCTTGCTCCGCGCGAGGCCGGACATCGTCGTCATAGGGGAGAGCCGCGGCCGCGAGATACACGAACTGATCCAAGGAATCTTGACGGGACACGGCGGAGCCACTACGTTCCACGCCGAGGATATGGTGGAGGCGTTCATGAGAATGACTGGGGAGGCCATGGGCGTATCGCCCGAACACATCTCGGCGTTCAGCGCGGTGGCCGTAGTCAGAAAGTTCGATTGGGGAAGAAGAGTTACATCTCTGACCGAGATAGTTTGGCTTAGAGCGTACCCCTTCCCTGCCTTAAACCGCATTAAGATCAAAGAGGAGGAGTTCGGTCTAGTGGAGGTGGGCACCTACGACCGTAATAAAGACACGTTCACGGTCGATTTAAAACGCTCCTTCTGGCTCCAGAAGCTTGGAGGCGTTGAGGAGGTTATGGCGCGTGCCGAGCTGCTCCAAGCCTTAGCAGATAAAGGCGTTATAGACGCAGAGGCCGTGGCGGAGGCCGTCAGACAGTATTACAGACTGAAGAGGAAGATATGATACTATATGGTTCTCCGGAGGAGATAAGGGGAGCTTTAGAGGATGAGGCCGCCAAACTTATGTCCTTAAAGGGGAAAGACCCACATCTTGATAAATATATAGATAATAAACTGAAAGTATTGAAAGAATGTTTTAATAAACTAAAAAATATCCATTCTAATTATATACAGATTATTGCGATTTCTTCGTGTGATATAATAGAATTAGGTCAATAGTTTAGCCTCCAGGGTTTGGGCTTTAGCTGTTGTATCAAGGACCCTCTAGGCGTCCATTAATATATATATTATACTTTAAGCCTATAGTTATGAACTTCGAGATATATCCAGCGTTGCTGATAGCTGTTTTCACGGCATTAGGCGGCTATATAATAAGAGACCTACAAGCGCTATCGATACTGGTAGCCCTCTCCTCGGTCGCGGCCTTTCTGTTGGCTATATTATTCAACGCACCTGCGGCGGTCTTAGGTCTCCTTGGCCTGACTGTGGCGGCCGTGAGGATAATACGAAGGCCGGAGCTCAGAACTTGGAGGCAGAGGATATATAGATCGAGGAGGAGACTCGAAGAGCTTGAGGAAATGACAAAACAGCTTTCCCGCATCCATATAATGGACCTAGTTCCGGCGGGATCCAAAAGGGCCATCCATCCTAAGTTGGTCGAACTGGTCGATATGGCCGATAAAGCTACATCGTTGGGCTACCAAGTCTCAGAGCCTCAGTGGCTGAAAATCCTGAGAACATATAGGAGACTACTAGGTTCGCAATTCGAGGCCGAGGCGACGACTATAGTGGGCGAAACCGACGTCTTCGAGCTCGAGTAGGGCTCCGTCTAGCAGTTAATATAACAATATACTTTCAATTCCACTTCTTCTAAGCGCCTTTACTGTCTCAAGGTTGTCGTCAAAATGGGCCGCGATATCTAGACCGGATCTAAGTAGCCTTAAGATTGTGTCAGTCTTATAGACAGGATCGGACCGCGCATCTTCAGATGGGCGCATGAACAAGTCCTCGTAGACTACGTTGTACGCGCTCAGCTGGCGTTCCGTACACTCTCTCATTGTCTCAGGCCTTCCTGTCACGAGCACAATTTTGAACCCTCTATTATATAAATAATTTATAAAATCTATATTATTAATCTTAGGGCTATCTAAGTATAGTTTATTACAATCTAGAAAACATTTCCAGTCTATCGTCGAGCCGTTAATACACATCGATAGCCTCCTCGTTGCATCTATCAATACGCCATCTATATCGGAGCTCAGCACAATGCGCTGGTCCCACTTGTTAGTCGGCCCTTGAGGGAGCCGCATCACTATATCTTATAATGCCCAACTGTTCGGCGATCTTCAGGTACCAAAATGCGAGATGGCGCGCCAGAGAGGACAGAGCTCTCTCGGCGTCGGAGGCCCCGAAGATCTCAGAATAGGCCGCTGTGGCGGATTCTGGATCTAGTCTCTCCCTCAACAGCCGTGCAAGCTCTTCAACGACCTCGGAGGCCGGCCTGCCTGACATATCGGCTATAGTCCGCAGTAGCGAGGAGTTGGGTATTACTTTGTCTATCAACTCGGCCCTTCCTCTCTCTCGCAACTTCTCGACGTAACGCGCTATAAGCGGGTCGTCGAGCTCCATAATATTCTAAACATATCCACCATATCGTCGCGTCTGTACTTAGGCTCATAGCCCAACAGCGACCTAAGTTTTTCACACGAGAATTTAATTCCGGCATATTTCAGCAACCCCCTTATTGACGGCGGGGCGAGAGCTCTGGCCAGCGCCAGCGGCATGGGCAATTTGACGAGGCGTCGCCCAGCGGCCTCCTCCAGCGCCGTAATGACTTCGTTGAAGCTCAGCGGCTCGCACTGGGTGGCGAAGAAATACTGCCGGGCAGTGATGTGAACAGCCCTTTCTACTATTTCCGATAGATCGCTTACAGATATGGCCGAGAAGCTCAAGCTAAGCCTTGGGGCGAGACCCCGCCTTGCCAAGTCCACTAGCTTAGCCCACTCGGGGTGGTCGTTGTAGGGCCCGTAGACAGCAGTAGGCCTTATTATGACCCAGTTGTTGGCACACTTAGATATAATGCGCTCTCCCTCGGCCTTAGTTTCATCGAAGTAGGTCGCAGGCCTTATACCCACCAAGTGCTCCTCCTCCTCTTTAACTGTCGTCCCGATTGGGCCTACCACTGTGGCGCCCGATATATGTATCAAGCGGCCGCTCCATCCGGCTTGACTCAATGCTGAGCATAACCTCTGCGGGAAGCCCACGTTGGCGTCCCAGACCTCCTTGCGGCCGCCGTGCAAGGCGGCCACTAGGTTCACAATGACATCGGGCCTCGACTTCACCACGGCCTCTCTGGGGTCATCGTATTCAAACACCTCGAGGCCCTCTATTGCTTTTTTAATCAAGGGTCTGACAGCTACTGCCCTCCTTCTGGCGACTAACACGCGGTGTCCCCTTTCGGTCAAATACTTGGCTAGGTTGGCTCCGATGAAGCCCGCGCCGCCGAACAATAGAAATATCATTCAGATACAACGGCCCCATCTCTGATTAAATAACTTCTGTCGCACGGGACAAGGGGCTCTCCGTGGGATACATAGCCTATCACCACGCCGTCCCTGGAGATCTCTCTTAAGGCGTAGGCGAGGAGCTTGCGCCCCTCGCCGTCAAGGTAAGTCTCCGGCTCGTCGAGCAACAGTGCCTTTTTTACGCATGAGAACGCAATAGCGAGCTGTAGCCTACGCCTTTGGCCCGGGGACAGAGCGGCCGCCGATCTCGAAATATACTTAGACAAACCGAAGTACTCGATCCAGCTCAGCGTAGTGCTCTTGCCGCAGATTGATACGAGGGATTTCACGGGCACTGAGAACAGATCTGGTGATTGTGGTACATAGGCGATACTGCCTCTGAGCTTTTCCGCATGGGACCACTCCTGTGGAGTAATTCTGTGTCCAAAGATAAAGAGGGCTCCCTTGTCGGGTATCTCCAACAGAGCCAAAATCTTCATGAGCGTGCTCTTTCCAGAGCCGTTGGGACCTCGGATGCAGTTTATACCGCTCTCTAGATCTATTGTCGCCCCCCTCAAAGCGGCGATGGATCCGTAGCTCTTCCAGAGGTTCCGGGCCGAAATCACACCAGAGGAACGGATGGAGGCGGAGATAAATCTCTGATTTCTAATTAGAATAATAAGAAAATAAGTATATTAGAATAAAATATTCTTAAAAATAGAAAAGAAATATTATTAAAAAGTTACTAATAAATCAATTTGAATAAATCGTTACTATTTATATATGATAATAAAATAACAATAATATAAAATATTTATTTTTAAAAGTATATAGTAAAAAGTTAATAGACAAGATTAATATTGGCCTATGAACAAGCTGATCGTTATTGCAATATCTATAGTGGTTGTTTTTGTTGCTATCCTTCTAGTTTTGGCTAACAGCGGCGTAAGACAGACCCAGAGCGCCAATAGGTCGATCATCTTATGCATCGCCGGCGCCTATGCCGCCGAAGGGTCGTACCTCGCCAAAGCGTTTGGAAACAGTACAGGCGCGCAGGTTCTCGTAAAGCCTGGCGGCTCCTTCGCACTGGCGCAACAGATAGCCTTGGGATATCCGTGCAACGTCTTCATGCCGGTCGCATTCAGACAAGCAGTGTCCATGATGGGCGCCTACGACCCAGGCTGGGCCATCGCCGTAGCCGCCGATAGCAACGTCATAGTATATTCAAATGCCTCTCTGTCGGCGTTTCCGGACATGGGCAAAGTGATCGAGGAGTATAGGAAGGCGCACTACTCTAACAGCTCCGACGCATGGTACAGCTTCTTCAACGATCTGACCTCAGGCAAATACAAGCTCGGAGTTGCAAATCCATCAACGGATCCAGAGGGCCTCTACGCGATGTTAATACTCCAAGCCGCTGGCGTACTCTATGCGCACAACGCCACCTACTTTATAGCTCGAATGATAGCGAATGGAGCAAACGTCACAAGAACTAGTACTTTCTACTATGTAGTGCCCCTCAAAGAGGGGCAGATGTCGTTTGTATTTTCTTATAAGTCGTACGCCGTGTCCAACGGCCTCCAGTATCTGGAGCTGCCCCCGTGGCTCAACTTTGGCGATAGTGGATACACCGGCTGGTACTCGAGGTTCTCCTACACGATATCGGTTGGAGGAAAGGGCTTGGAGATAAAGGGCTCTCCGGTATACTTATACGTCACAATACCGAAGGGCTCTAACAATAAGTTGGCGCTCGACTTCGTCCTATTCATCTTAGAGAATAGATCGGCTTTAGCCAGATACGGGCTGACCCCCCTTGAGAGACCCATCGTATTTGGGAACACGACGGCGCTCCCTGAAAAATTGAGGGATCTTTTGAACAATGGATCGCTTATATACGGCGGACAGCTGACATAGACGATGGAGTCACAATGTTTTGAGCCCATAGGATTCGTTAGACACAATTATAGTGATGATGAAGTTAGGCGGAGAGGCCGCGTTGAGGGGACCGTTGTGGTTTTCGAAAAATATAAAGAGGGGCTCAGAGGCCTTGAGGAGTTCAGCCACATCATAATCGTCTCATTTCTCCACAAATATAGGGGGAAGCCTCTCTTGGTTAAACCCAAGAGGCTAGAGAGGGCGGGACTTCAAGTCCCTGAGGTCGGCGTCTTTGCCACAGACAGCCCCGAGAGACCAAATCCCATCGGTCTATCTATAGTGCAACTCACGAGAGTGGACGGCAACGTGATCTACGTCTCCGACTTGGATCTTTTTGACGGAACTCCTGTGTTGGACATTAAGGCCTTCTCTCCATCTCGTTGTCCCAAAAGCGCGACGGCACCGATGTGGACCTTATTAGACAATGTATAAGAATCTACTAATTATTTCAATAATATCTATTATATTTTTATTGTTTCCATTTATTGTACTTTTATATTATGGCTTCGGCCCATTCTTCTCTCCCC includes:
- the tsaA gene encoding tRNA (N6-threonylcarbamoyladenosine(37)-N6)-methyltransferase TrmO; translated protein: MESQCFEPIGFVRHNYSDDEVRRRGRVEGTVVVFEKYKEGLRGLEEFSHIIIVSFLHKYRGKPLLVKPKRLERAGLQVPEVGVFATDSPERPNPIGLSIVQLTRVDGNVIYVSDLDLFDGTPVLDIKAFSPSRCPKSATAPMWTLLDNV
- a CDS encoding substrate-binding domain-containing protein; amino-acid sequence: MNKLIVIAISIVVVFVAILLVLANSGVRQTQSANRSIILCIAGAYAAEGSYLAKAFGNSTGAQVLVKPGGSFALAQQIALGYPCNVFMPVAFRQAVSMMGAYDPGWAIAVAADSNVIVYSNASLSAFPDMGKVIEEYRKAHYSNSSDAWYSFFNDLTSGKYKLGVANPSTDPEGLYAMLILQAAGVLYAHNATYFIARMIANGANVTRTSTFYYVVPLKEGQMSFVFSYKSYAVSNGLQYLELPPWLNFGDSGYTGWYSRFSYTISVGGKGLEIKGSPVYLYVTIPKGSNNKLALDFVLFILENRSALARYGLTPLERPIVFGNTTALPEKLRDLLNNGSLIYGGQLT
- a CDS encoding NAD-dependent epimerase/dehydratase family protein, giving the protein MIFLLFGGAGFIGANLAKYLTERGHRVLVARRRAVAVRPLIKKAIEGLEVFEYDDPREAVVKSRPDVIVNLVAALHGGRKEVWDANVGFPQRLCSALSQAGWSGRLIHISGATVVGPIGTTVKEEEEHLVGIRPATYFDETKAEGERIISKCANNWVIIRPTAVYGPYNDHPEWAKLVDLARRGLAPRLSLSFSAISVSDLSEIVERAVHITARQYFFATQCEPLSFNEVITALEEAAGRRLVKLPMPLALARALAPPSIRGLLKYAGIKFSCEKLRSLLGYEPKYRRDDMVDMFRILWSSTTRL
- a CDS encoding ATP-binding cassette domain-containing protein, translating into MISARNLWKSYGSIAALRGATIDLESGINCIRGPNGSGKSTLMKILALLEIPDKGALFIFGHRITPQEWSHAEKLRGSIAYVPQSPDLFSVPVKSLVSICGKSTTLSWIEYFGLSKYISRSAAALSPGQRRRLQLAIAFSCVKKALLLDEPETYLDGEGRKLLAYALREISRDGVVIGYVSHGEPLVPCDRSYLIRDGAVVSE
- a CDS encoding 6-hydroxymethylpterin diphosphokinase MptE-like protein; amino-acid sequence: MWLTDPLEWQYIYTLAKSLLPGLSFHRDEEAAELASRLGGLPIGKLREFDWTRPVIYMPPFKRIAEGTVVVAVEGRTAKKLAGLGVRPHVVVTDLDFEPDYIDIGLIAVVHAHGDNIDRLAEYARGLRIYTVQTPPRPNTYNVGGFTDGDRAIYLAIAMGAREIIVSGFYPEEPIKRNDEVKRRKLALAKALIKRLSSRALLNMI
- a CDS encoding HAD family acid phosphatase gives rise to the protein MRLPQGPTNKWDQRIVLSSDIDGVLIDATRRLSMCINGSTIDWKCFLDCNKLYLDSPKINNIDFINYLYNRGFKIVLVTGRPETMRECTERQLSAYNVVYEDLFMRPSEDARSDPVYKTDTILRLLRSGLDIAAHFDDNLETVKALRRSGIESILLY
- a CDS encoding ATPase, T2SS/T4P/T4SS family, which translates into the protein MIIGGTGSGKTTLLNALLVLLPHKRIAVAEETPEIRLPKSFTNSVLLFTSPLYDYQKNLPGSESAIYLIDLVRFLLRARPDIVVIGESRGREIHELIQGILTGHGGATTFHAEDMVEAFMRMTGEAMGVSPEHISAFSAVAVVRKFDWGRRVTSLTEIVWLRAYPFPALNRIKIKEEEFGLVEVGTYDRNKDTFTVDLKRSFWLQKLGGVEEVMARAELLQALADKGVIDAEAVAEAVRQYYRLKRKI